A single region of the Drosophila miranda strain MSH22 chromosome 2, D.miranda_PacBio2.1, whole genome shotgun sequence genome encodes:
- the LOC108154703 gene encoding CCR4-NOT transcription complex subunit 6 isoform X3, whose translation MAQSSHVTANWRNPGNTFTVNPPPQRPWLPLAKPNKTRPACIFTVMCYNVLCDKYATRQMYGYCPSWALCWDYRKKSIIDEIRHYSADIISLQEIETEQFYHFFLPELKNDGYEGIFSPKSRAKTMSEVERKYVDGCAIFFRASKFTLIKEHLIEFNQLAMANAEGSDNMLNRVMPKDNIGLAALLKVKENAWEPMSEVTQISQPLLVCTAHIHWDPEFCDVKLIQTMMLSNELKTIIDEASHSFRPGHKNDSNSVQLLLCGDFNSLPDSGVVEYLGKGRVSMDHLDFKDMGYKSCLQRLLSNDTNEFTHSFKLASAYSEDIMPHTNYTFDFKGIIDYIFYTKTGMVPLGLLGPVSNDWLRENKVVGCPHPHIPSDHFPLLVELELMHTASQAPPNGLINRR comes from the exons ATGGCCCAGTCATCCCATGTTACCGCCAATTGGAGAAATCCAGGTAACACCT TTACCGTGAATCCACCACCCCAGAGGCCGTGGCTGCCCCTGGCCAAGCCGAACAAAACGCGTCCAGCCT GCATTTTCACGGTTATGTGCTACAATGTGCTCTGCGATAAATATGCGACACGGCAAATGTACGGCTACTGTCCATCGTGGGCCCTGTGCTGGGATTATCGAAAAAAGTCAATCATCGACGAGATCCGTCACTATTCGGCGGATATTATAAGCCTGCAGGAGATAGAGACGGAGCAGTTCTATCACTTCTTTTTGCCAGAGCTCAAGAACGATGGCTACGAGGGCATATTCTCGCCCAAGTCGCGTGCCAAGACAATGTCCGAGGTAGAGCGGAAGTATGTCGATGGGTGTGCAATATTCTTCAGGGCCTCAAA ATTTACCTTGATCAAGGAGCACTTGATCGAATTTAACCAGCTGGCGATGGCCAATGCAGAGGGATCGGATAACATGCTGAACCGTGTGATGCCCAAGGACAACATTGGTCTGGCCGCTCTGCTCAAGGTGAAGGAGAATGCTTGGGAGCCGATGTCCGAGGTGACACAGATCTCACAGCCGCTGCTCGTCTGCACGGCGCACATCCACTGGGATCCGGAATTTTGTGATGTCAAGCTCATCCAGACGATGATGCTCAGCAATGAGCTCAAGACGATAATTGACGAGGCCTCGCACAGCTTCAGACCGGGACACAAGAACGACTCGAACAGTGTTCAGCTACTGCTCTGCGGCGACTTCAATTCGCTACCCGACTCCGGGGTGGTTGAGTATCTGGGCAAGGGACGGGTCTCCATGGACCATCTGGACTTTAAGGACATGGGCTACAAGTCGTGCCTGCAGCGCCTGCTTTCGAACGACACCAACGAGTTCACGCATTCCTTCAAACTGGCCTCCGCCTACAGCGAAGATATCATGCCGCACACTAACTACACGTTCGATTTCAAAGGCATCATCGACTACATATTCTATACGAAGACGGGAATGGTGCCTCTGGGTCTGCTTGGGCCCGTCTCAAATGATTGGCTGCGCGAGAACAAGGTGGTGGGATGTCCCCATCCGCACATACCCTCCGATCATTTTCCGCTGCTCGTTGAACTGGAGTTGATGCACACGGCCAGCCAGGCGCCTCCCAACGGGTTGATCAACAGACGGTAG
- the LOC117185898 gene encoding NFX1-type zinc finger-containing protein 1-like, producing MCTLEYIDVSIVPSIVLLPPPKFHEINENMSGSEDDDWFTKDDDEIEQSFQHQVKHQDEQKEEEEQIFCRDAVVADGLKHLDLDLTFTKAPGRFATIELSKALKMLPLDMFLYFMSDDRDLFGAQLAGNDSVKRLSILLEALKSICQLELGGFDDQFLSAFSKQTVIFNSFRRFALALSANASHSKCDAESEQILKNMIWLMVRAKKIGVLGQQGYELVGICKKLISESKLPQLLATDLSQELQVFTDTLPALVNVKGEIYPTVDRLLLGNVEPTNSPAPSALSKVADYLRTQRHILQQDFFVPLEEFVQFLRAGCNLDGLEEQGLLWRSTQLSLNPEFVEAQRHSLLFLNLCPVADSKKIKINTKLMENFKTGALLCLTTSLDFENLILCTVGYTKPDKLKDGLLSVEIVRQHNIGNIYERPLIMFQTPVFFEPYVRVHNYLSTCSTEIPMRRYIVDGQIDIRPPAYIKPNVQLTYNRKPFRPALPPQDLPLNDRQMGAFKSAYTNEFCIIQGPPGTGKTHVSVELVNSLIQNAKVLCTGPIIVLTYTNDSLDKFLVKASKYTKEILRFGCQTRDPEIAKFNANQLLDPDLVPPLLKRVWWLVNTEYKEQFQRLQTLYANFDGSEKSYQETLIGQEQLQQVSEKLDTVRIIFQYYLARDKDLLAMTTTCAARLNFLFRLLKSKCFMFEEAAEIQEAHILACLTPHTEHVILVGDHKQLQPFTGCSQLPQVSLFERLIAKGLPYSLLNVQYRMRPCISSLLVPSIYEELLCADSVMAYEDIRLMDKNLFFLQHNQPEKSQLDMSFENLHEAKELAKLTEFLLENAKYEASDIVILSPNNAQVKRIKKTLPMKYKIGPNRVQVSSVDSFQGLEANIVLLSLVRSNPTGHIGFLAKPNRACVALSRARWALYMIGNMETLQQGNSELWSAIAERLEETNAIGDAFPIVDRSTK from the exons ATGTGCACATTGGAATACATCGACGTATCGATAGTGCCGTCTATTGTTCTTCTACCGCCTCCGAAATTCCACGAAATTAATGAAAATATGTCCGGGTCCGAAGATGATGACTGGTTTACAAAGGATGACGATGAGATTGAGCAGAGCTTCCAGCATCAGGTGAAGCACCAGGATGAGCagaaagaggaggaggagcaaaTATTTTGCCGCGACGCCGTAG TGGCAGACGGTTTGAAACATCTTGACCTGGACTTGACCTTTACCAAGGCGCCGGGTCGTTTTGCAACAATTGAACTATCCAAGGCTCTGAAAATGTTGCCCCTGGATATGTTTCTCTATTTCATGTCGGACGACCGCGATTTGTTTGGGGCTCAACTTGCCGGCAATGACAGCGTGAAGCGTCTGTCCATACTTTTGGAAGCTCTCAAATCGATCTGCCAGCTGGAGCTGGGCGGATTCGATGACCAGTTCTTGTCCGCCTTCTCCAAGCAGACGGTCATCTTCAATTCGTTCCGCCGTTTTGCCCTGGCGCTCTCTGCAAACGCTTCGCACAGCAAATGCGATGCAGAATCTGAGCAGATTTTGAAGAACATGATATGGCTGATGGTACGAGCAAAAAAGATCGGAGTTCTTGGACAACAGGGCTACGAATTGGTGGGAATCTGCAAGAAGCTGATCTCAGAGAGCAAGCTGCCCCAGCTGCTAGCCACCGACTTGAGTCAAGAGCTACAGGTGTTTACAGACACACTGCCAGCCTTGGTTAACGTTAAGGGCGAAATCTATCCAACGGTAGACAGGCTGCTGCTGGGTAACGTGGAACCAACCAATTCACCTGCACCATCTGCGTTGAGTAAAGTGGCGGACTATCTAAGAACACAGCGTCACATACTGCAGCAGGATTTCTTCGTTCCTTTAGAGGAATTCGTTCAGTTTCTACGAGCAGGATGCAATCTCGATGGTCTGGAGGAGCAGGGTCTACTCTGGCGAAGTACACAACTTAGTTTGAATCCGGAATTTGTGGAGGCGCAACGACACAGCCTGCTTTTCCTTAATTTATGTCCTGTCGCCGACTCAAAGAAGATAAAGATTAATACAAAATTGATGGAGAACTTCAAAACGGGTGCTTTGCTGTGCCTGACCACTAGCTTGGACTTTGAGAACCTCATTCTGTGCACCGTTGGCTACACAAAGCCGGACAAGCTGAAAGATGGCCTT CTGAGTGTGGAGATTGTAAGACAACATAATATTGGCAATATCTACGAGCGACCGCTGATCATGTTTCAGACGCCCGTGTTCTTTGAGCCTTATGTTCGGGTGCATAATTACTTGAGCACTTGCAGCACAGAGATTCCAATGCGTCGCTACATTGTGGATGGACAG ATTGATATACGGCCGCCAGCTTACATTAAACCTAATGTTCAGCTCACGTATAATCGAAAACCGTTTAGGCCGGCACTGCCACCGCAGGATTTGCCTTTAAATGACAGGCAGATGGGTGCATTTAAATCGGCCTACACCAACGAGTTTTGCATTATACAAGGCCCGCCTGGCACAGGCAAAACGCACGTTTCTGTGGAGCTGGTGAACAGTCTTATACAAAACGCCAAAGTGTTGTGCACTGGACCCATCATTGTACTGACCTACACGAACGATTCGTTGGACAAGTTTCTGGTAAAGGCATCCAAATACACAAAGGAAATACTGCGCTTCGGTTGCCAGACGCGCGATCCAGAAATAGCCAAATTCAATGCCAATCAATTGCTTGATCCGGATCTGGTGCCGCCCCTACTGAAGCGCGTGTGGTGGCTGGTCAACACTGAATACAAGGAACAGTTCCAGCGCCTTCAAACGCTGTATGCCAACTTTGATGGCAGCGAGAAGAGCTATCAGGAGACTCTGATCGGAcaggagcagctgcagcaggtGTCCGAGAAACTGGACACCGTACGCATCATCTTTCAGTATTATTTGGCGCGGGACAAAGATCTGCTGGCCATGACCACCACGTGCGCGGCTCGCTTGAACTTTCTATTTCGTCTGCTGAAATCCAAATGTTTTATGTTCGAGGAGGCAGCCGAGATTCAGGAGGCACACATATTAGCCTGCCTCACGCCCCATACGGAGCATGTTATCCTCGTGGGAGATCACAAGCAACTTCAGCCCTTCACTGGCTGCAGCCAGCTACCGCAAGTCTCTCTCTTTGAGCGCCTCATCGCTAAGGGCCTGCCCTACTCTCTGCTCAATGTCCAGTACCGAATGCGTCCGTGCATTTCAAGCCTTCTGGTGCCCAGTATCTATGAGGAGCTACTGTGCGCGGACTCTGTGATGGCATACGAGGATATCCGCCTCATGGACAAGAACTTGTTCTTTTTGCAGCACAATCAACCGGAGAAATCGCAGCTGGATATGTCCTTTGAGAATCTGCACGAGGCCAAGGAGCTGGCTAAGCTGACGGAATTCCTTCTGGAAAATGCCAAATACGAGGCCAGTGATATCGTGATACTCTCACCCAACAATGCCCAAGTGAAACGCATCAAGAAAACG CTGCCGATGAAATATAAAATAGGCCCAAACAGGGTGCAAGTGTCGAGCGTGGATAGTTTCCAGGGTCTGGAGGCGAACATTGTGCTGCTATCGCTGGTGCGCAGCAATCCGACCGGCCATATAGGGTTTCTGGCTAAGCCGAATCGTGCTTGTGTAGCTCTTTCCCGAGCACGCTGGGCACTGTACATGATCGGGAACATGGAGACATTGCAGCAGGGCAACTCGGAGCTGTGGTCCGCGATAGCCGAACGTTTGGAGGAAACCAATGCCATAGGCGATGCATTTCCTATCGTAGATCGCTctacaaaataa